The Akkermansia sp. N21116 genome includes a region encoding these proteins:
- the hisI gene encoding phosphoribosyl-AMP cyclohydrolase: MSLSAMDNNKQTDQIVFTARTATDVEKGLDFAPKFDANGLIAAMAVDHVTREPLMLAYMNEESLKMTLALGEAVYYSRSRQEIWHKGATSGHVQKIKQILVDCDQDALILLVDQVGAGACHTGHHSCFYRSVPFGSQVEPGKPVTLALAEEGLAFDAEAVYGKH, encoded by the coding sequence ATGAGTCTTTCGGCTATGGATAACAACAAGCAAACTGACCAGATCGTTTTTACGGCCCGAACTGCAACAGACGTGGAAAAAGGCCTTGATTTCGCTCCTAAATTTGATGCGAACGGATTGATTGCCGCAATGGCCGTGGATCACGTGACCCGCGAACCTCTGATGCTGGCCTACATGAATGAAGAATCTCTTAAAATGACTCTTGCTCTCGGAGAAGCCGTCTATTATTCCCGCAGCCGTCAGGAAATATGGCACAAGGGAGCGACCAGCGGCCATGTCCAGAAAATCAAGCAGATCCTTGTGGACTGTGATCAGGATGCCCTGATTCTTCTGGTAGATCAAGTTGGCGCCGGAGCCTGTCACACCGGCCACCACTCCTGCTTCTACCGTTCCGTTCCGTTCGGTAGCCAGGTCGAACCGGGTAAGCCGGTTACTCTTGCTCTGGCCGAGGAAGGTTTGGCTTTTGATGCCGAAGCCGTCTATGGGAAGCATTGA
- a CDS encoding tetratricopeptide repeat protein: MNKAFLLIGCLAGSFLLTQCSSDAPPPAGSLRLIDPLAQKYWSEAQACESKNDWNGAIKRYRRLARYCPLAPEAPQAKFRQAQLYESLGEPMDAFDTYQFVIDRYPNTPLYSAALNAQKNLAYAAARGELTNKVLWLFDVGMDPTIVVKWLNSVCTNAPYADTAPEAMNLLGEYLMKKGRNLEAIDTFQKIVDNYPHSPYAPGAQLQVADLYRGAQIEGDRNHANIMRAQEAYEDYLQRYPDTAHSSHAKSGLDDIRRQLVDQKLKIGEYYLNRMKDYNAAVFCFQEVVSLEATNPEAAAKAKDHLKSMGAPAK; encoded by the coding sequence ATGAACAAGGCTTTTCTGTTAATCGGTTGTTTGGCCGGTTCCTTTCTTCTTACCCAGTGTAGTTCGGATGCCCCGCCTCCTGCCGGGTCACTTCGTCTCATTGATCCTCTGGCTCAAAAATATTGGTCCGAGGCTCAGGCCTGCGAATCCAAAAATGATTGGAACGGCGCGATCAAACGATATAGGAGGCTGGCTCGGTACTGTCCTCTTGCCCCGGAAGCGCCTCAGGCCAAATTCCGCCAGGCCCAACTATATGAATCATTGGGTGAGCCCATGGATGCATTTGACACGTACCAATTCGTAATTGATCGCTATCCGAATACGCCTCTCTACAGTGCCGCATTGAACGCGCAGAAGAACCTTGCTTATGCTGCTGCTCGCGGCGAGTTGACCAACAAGGTTTTGTGGTTGTTTGACGTCGGCATGGATCCTACGATTGTGGTCAAGTGGCTCAACAGTGTTTGTACCAATGCCCCTTATGCGGATACGGCTCCCGAGGCCATGAATCTCCTCGGGGAATATCTGATGAAAAAAGGTCGTAATCTGGAAGCCATCGACACCTTCCAGAAGATTGTAGATAACTACCCCCATAGTCCCTATGCCCCTGGTGCCCAGCTCCAGGTGGCGGACTTGTACCGTGGTGCCCAGATTGAAGGCGACCGCAACCATGCCAACATCATGCGGGCCCAGGAAGCCTACGAAGATTATCTCCAGCGTTATCCCGATACGGCTCATTCGTCCCATGCCAAGTCCGGGCTTGACGACATTCGACGCCAGCTTGTTGACCAAAAACTGAAAATCGGAGAGTACTATCTGAATCGGATGAAAGATTACAACGCTGCCGTGTTTTGCTTCCAGGAAGTCGTTTCCCTGGAGGCGACGAACCCCGAAGCTGCCGCCAAGGCCAAAGATCATCTGAAATCCATGGGGGCTCCCGCCAAGTAA
- the rsmI gene encoding 16S rRNA (cytidine(1402)-2'-O)-methyltransferase: protein MSEVAYSVYFVPLPIGNREDITRRALDVLASVDTIACEDTRHTGLLLTHYGIRKPLLSMHEHNEAARAGEIVRRAAAGERFAVVTDAGMPGVSDPGYRLIQALKKSDVCFTVLPGPSAVVTALVGSGMPSDAFFFGGFLPVKSGRKAALLQKAVEADFTSIFYESPFRIVKSIQTLATIDPETPICVARELTKTFETYHRGTAAELAGQFAERPPKGEIVLLIGGINARGGKARDNTEF from the coding sequence ATGTCCGAAGTCGCTTATTCCGTCTATTTCGTGCCCTTGCCGATCGGAAACCGGGAGGATATTACCCGGCGTGCTTTGGATGTACTTGCAAGCGTTGATACGATTGCCTGTGAAGATACCCGGCATACGGGATTGCTTCTGACCCATTATGGAATTCGCAAACCTCTCCTCAGCATGCATGAACACAATGAAGCGGCCAGGGCCGGGGAAATTGTCCGAAGGGCTGCAGCGGGAGAACGTTTTGCCGTTGTGACGGATGCCGGAATGCCCGGCGTGAGCGATCCGGGCTACAGGTTGATTCAGGCGTTGAAAAAATCCGACGTCTGTTTCACTGTCTTGCCCGGGCCGTCTGCAGTTGTGACTGCCCTTGTCGGTTCCGGAATGCCGAGTGACGCCTTTTTCTTCGGCGGATTTCTTCCCGTCAAGTCGGGCAGGAAGGCGGCGTTGCTGCAAAAAGCGGTCGAAGCGGATTTTACATCGATTTTCTACGAATCCCCGTTCCGTATCGTCAAAAGCATCCAGACCCTGGCGACAATTGATCCGGAAACTCCGATCTGCGTAGCAAGAGAATTGACCAAAACGTTTGAAACTTATCATCGCGGGACTGCTGCCGAACTTGCCGGGCAATTCGCGGAACGTCCTCCCAAAGGGGAAATTGTTCTCCTGATTGGGGGAATCAATGCCCGAGGAGGTAAAGCGAGGGACAACACAGAATTCTGA
- a CDS encoding DedA family protein, translating to MESSICPVPSEVVVIPAAIASTQGHLNFWGVIFVAALGTWAGSALTYWFALIVGRPLILKYGKYIFMPPGELARAEVFMERYEKGAIFFSRLLPVVRHLISIPAGLIRMNFWAFSLYTFVGSFLWCWVLAWYGQRMGLNNPHMLDNPEEFIRTAKAESLEITILSFVIAVLYFVMLRVTDPSRKKKKEEVASNTDSSL from the coding sequence ATGGAGAGTTCTATTTGCCCGGTTCCAAGTGAGGTGGTGGTGATTCCGGCGGCAATAGCTTCTACGCAAGGTCATTTGAATTTTTGGGGAGTCATTTTTGTTGCCGCTCTCGGGACATGGGCCGGTTCCGCACTGACGTATTGGTTTGCGTTGATTGTGGGACGTCCTCTTATTTTGAAGTACGGAAAGTACATATTCATGCCTCCTGGTGAATTGGCGCGAGCCGAGGTGTTCATGGAACGCTATGAAAAGGGCGCTATTTTCTTTTCCCGCCTGCTGCCTGTCGTACGGCATTTGATTTCTATTCCGGCAGGGCTGATACGGATGAATTTCTGGGCATTTTCCCTGTATACCTTTGTCGGATCGTTTCTTTGGTGCTGGGTACTTGCCTGGTACGGTCAGAGGATGGGCCTCAACAATCCTCACATGCTGGATAACCCGGAAGAATTCATCCGCACAGCCAAGGCTGAAAGCCTCGAAATCACCATTTTGTCCTTTGTGATCGCGGTTCTGTACTTCGTGATGCTGCGTGTGACGGATCCTTCCCGTAAAAAGAAAAAGGAAGAGGTTGCCTCCAATACGGATTCTTCACTGTGA
- the lptE gene encoding LPS assembly lipoprotein LptE, translating into MRYFLLCLLPVVTALLFSSCGYHIGGLKPVALKDVHSISVGVFTNNSLEPRAGAMVSSAIAEEIQTEGTYSLLSSKKADARLEGSVASIDYMQLRSSYQDTYKSMEVGLKLNVNYKIIDNKSNKVLWTSSATAVSSLFNVGNQQSAKMNALSYATRLVAHDICGAVSNG; encoded by the coding sequence ATGCGATATTTTCTCCTGTGCCTCCTGCCGGTGGTGACTGCTTTGTTATTCAGCTCATGTGGATACCATATCGGTGGGCTGAAACCCGTCGCCCTGAAGGATGTCCATTCTATTTCCGTCGGGGTGTTCACCAACAACTCTCTTGAACCTCGGGCGGGTGCTATGGTTTCCAGTGCTATTGCGGAAGAAATCCAGACGGAAGGTACCTATTCTCTGCTTTCCTCCAAAAAGGCTGACGCACGGTTGGAAGGCAGCGTGGCTTCCATTGATTACATGCAGCTGCGTTCCAGCTACCAGGATACCTATAAGAGTATGGAAGTCGGATTGAAGTTGAATGTCAATTACAAGATTATCGACAACAAATCCAACAAAGTGCTCTGGACCAGCTCGGCAACGGCGGTATCCAGCTTGTTTAATGTCGGCAATCAGCAGTCCGCCAAGATGAATGCACTGTCGTATGCGACCCGGCTGGTAGCCCACGACATTTGCGGAGCCGTCAGTAACGGCTGA
- a CDS encoding class I SAM-dependent rRNA methyltransferase, with amino-acid sequence MAGLVVAPRARIFQGHDWVYGTEVRKVFGDPQPGDVVALRDFKDHFLGSAIFNPHSQIVARRFSRRKQKLDRDFFFRRISQSIDVRNRLMPGEKLRRLVWSESDGLPGLIVDQYARYLVVQALTVAMEMRLDLIGDVLQELLEPEGIIVRNDSPMLAAEGLEPFTGMLTGTAPMPFEASGRGVRFLVDLEFGQKTGLYLDQLDNYAAVAEFARGKRVLDCFCNQGGFALACALAGAEQVTAVDVSEEAVAAVRRNATLNGVEVEAVADNAFDFLKSESNRVREGAEPKWDLIILDPPSFTRSKKSLHDAMRGYKEIHLRAMKMLAPGGILSTFCCSHHASAELFQDSIREAAIDAPATLRLMARHGQRPDHPVLLNLPETEYLKGFTFELLPGR; translated from the coding sequence ATGGCAGGTTTGGTTGTAGCTCCACGGGCAAGAATATTTCAGGGTCACGATTGGGTGTATGGTACGGAAGTGCGCAAGGTGTTTGGGGATCCCCAGCCGGGCGATGTGGTTGCATTAAGGGATTTTAAGGACCACTTTTTGGGATCCGCGATTTTCAATCCTCATTCTCAGATTGTCGCCCGCAGATTTTCCCGAAGGAAGCAAAAGCTGGACAGGGATTTCTTCTTCCGTCGCATCAGCCAGTCGATTGATGTGCGCAACCGCCTGATGCCGGGCGAGAAATTACGCCGTTTGGTCTGGAGCGAATCCGATGGTTTGCCGGGGTTGATCGTGGATCAGTACGCCCGCTATCTTGTTGTACAGGCTCTAACGGTTGCCATGGAAATGCGGCTGGATTTGATTGGCGATGTGTTGCAGGAATTGTTGGAGCCGGAAGGCATCATCGTCCGCAACGATTCCCCGATGCTGGCCGCTGAAGGGCTGGAGCCTTTTACGGGAATGCTGACAGGTACGGCTCCGATGCCTTTTGAAGCCAGTGGACGCGGGGTGCGCTTCCTCGTGGATCTTGAGTTTGGTCAAAAGACGGGGCTGTATCTCGACCAATTGGATAATTACGCCGCCGTGGCCGAATTTGCCCGAGGCAAGCGAGTGCTGGATTGCTTCTGCAACCAGGGAGGCTTTGCCCTGGCCTGCGCCCTTGCCGGAGCGGAGCAGGTGACGGCAGTCGATGTTTCAGAGGAGGCGGTTGCCGCCGTGCGCCGGAATGCCACGCTGAACGGGGTGGAGGTGGAGGCCGTGGCTGACAATGCCTTCGACTTCCTCAAGAGCGAGTCGAACAGGGTGCGCGAAGGCGCCGAACCGAAGTGGGACTTGATTATTCTCGATCCCCCCTCGTTTACACGCAGCAAGAAGTCCCTCCACGATGCGATGCGCGGGTACAAGGAAATCCACCTCCGCGCGATGAAGATGTTGGCTCCGGGAGGAATTTTATCCACATTCTGCTGTTCTCATCATGCCAGTGCCGAGTTGTTCCAGGACAGCATCCGCGAGGCGGCAATCGATGCTCCGGCTACATTGCGTTTGATGGCGCGGCACGGTCAGAGGCCCGATCATCCGGTGTTGCTCAACTTGCCGGAAACGGAATATCTTAAGGGATTTACTTTCGAACTTCTTCCGGGGCGCTGA
- a CDS encoding phosphoglycerate kinase, which produces MAKLTVRDLDVKGKEVLMRVDFNVPLKDGSITNDARIVAALPTIKYLLDNGAKLILCSHLGRPKNEPDPVFSLKPAAVRLGELLGKPVTFVSEAIGAEADKARAAMNEGDVILLENVRFYPGEKKNDPDFAKALLGNATIFVNDAFGSAHRAHSSTEGVTHFAKQSAMGFLIERELEYLEGKLENPEKPFVVIMGGAKVSDKIEVLSKLMEKADTFLIGGAMANTFLAAEGYDLGASKIEGDKLDLAREILANAKAKGVRFVLPADVRVAMKFEDGAETTCPAPFAEGGKVCEGGMAIDIGDKAIEEFSAIIKGAKTVLWNGPMGVFEMDCFAKGTKEIAEALANSNAITIVGGGDSVTAAKKFKVQDKLSFCSTGGGASLELLEGKILPGVGSLTDK; this is translated from the coding sequence ATGGCCAAACTGACTGTTCGCGACCTCGATGTCAAAGGCAAGGAAGTCCTCATGAGAGTTGACTTCAATGTGCCTCTTAAAGACGGTTCTATCACCAACGATGCCCGTATCGTTGCCGCTCTGCCCACAATCAAGTATCTTCTGGACAACGGAGCCAAGCTCATCCTCTGTTCCCACCTCGGTCGTCCGAAGAACGAACCCGATCCCGTTTTCTCCCTGAAACCCGCCGCCGTCCGGCTGGGTGAACTTCTTGGCAAACCTGTCACATTCGTTTCCGAAGCCATCGGAGCCGAAGCCGACAAAGCTCGTGCCGCCATGAATGAAGGCGACGTAATCCTTCTGGAAAACGTGCGTTTCTATCCCGGTGAAAAGAAAAATGACCCGGACTTCGCCAAGGCACTCCTCGGCAATGCCACCATCTTCGTCAACGATGCATTCGGTTCCGCCCACCGCGCCCACTCCTCCACGGAAGGCGTTACGCACTTTGCCAAACAAAGCGCCATGGGCTTCCTGATCGAACGCGAACTGGAATACCTTGAAGGTAAACTGGAAAACCCGGAAAAACCCTTCGTCGTCATTATGGGCGGAGCCAAGGTTTCCGACAAAATCGAAGTCCTCTCCAAGCTTATGGAAAAAGCCGACACCTTCCTTATCGGTGGAGCTATGGCCAATACCTTCCTCGCTGCCGAAGGCTACGATCTGGGTGCTTCCAAAATCGAAGGCGACAAACTGGATCTCGCTCGTGAAATCCTTGCCAACGCCAAAGCCAAAGGAGTTCGATTCGTCCTTCCGGCCGATGTCCGCGTTGCCATGAAGTTCGAAGACGGCGCAGAAACAACCTGTCCGGCTCCTTTCGCCGAAGGCGGCAAGGTGTGCGAAGGCGGCATGGCCATCGATATCGGCGACAAGGCGATTGAAGAATTCTCCGCAATCATCAAGGGAGCCAAAACCGTTCTTTGGAACGGCCCCATGGGAGTGTTTGAAATGGACTGCTTTGCCAAGGGAACCAAGGAAATCGCCGAAGCACTGGCCAACAGCAATGCGATCACCATCGTAGGCGGCGGCGACTCCGTCACGGCAGCCAAAAAGTTCAAGGTTCAGGACAAGCTCTCCTTCTGCTCCACGGGAGGCGGCGCTTCCCTGGAACTTCTGGAAGGGAAAATCCTTCCCGGAGTCGGTTCTCTGACCGACAAATAA
- the gap gene encoding type I glyceraldehyde-3-phosphate dehydrogenase has protein sequence MAKYAINGFGRIGRNVLRAMSKEERAKVVAINDLTPIAMIAHLLKYDSTQGKFDGEIAIEGDYLVVDGHKILITVERDPANLPWKKLGVDVVLESTGLFTKREGAQKHIDAGAKKVLISAPATNPDLTFCLGINDSEYDPAKHNIVSNASCTTNCLSPMVKVLEAKFGIEKGMMSTIHSYTNDQRILDLPHSDPRRARSAAINIIPTTTGAAKAIGEVIPSLKGLLNGASFRVPTPTGSLTDFVAILKKNVTVEEVNAAMKEAAEGELKGILAYSEEALVLQDIVSDPHSCIFDSGFTYVVGGNMVKVCGWYDNEWGYSNRAAEALKKLGDSL, from the coding sequence ATGGCAAAGTACGCTATTAATGGTTTCGGACGTATCGGCCGCAATGTTCTGCGCGCCATGTCCAAGGAAGAACGCGCCAAGGTTGTTGCCATCAACGACTTGACCCCGATCGCAATGATCGCCCACCTTCTCAAGTATGACTCGACTCAGGGTAAATTCGACGGCGAAATCGCCATCGAAGGCGATTACCTCGTTGTCGACGGTCACAAGATTCTCATCACCGTCGAACGCGATCCCGCCAACCTTCCCTGGAAGAAGCTCGGCGTTGACGTCGTCCTTGAATCCACCGGTCTCTTCACCAAGCGCGAAGGCGCCCAGAAGCACATCGACGCCGGAGCCAAGAAGGTTCTCATCTCCGCTCCCGCCACCAATCCCGACCTGACGTTCTGCCTCGGCATCAACGACAGCGAATACGATCCGGCCAAGCACAACATCGTTTCCAACGCTTCCTGCACGACTAACTGCCTTTCCCCCATGGTGAAAGTTCTCGAAGCCAAGTTCGGCATCGAAAAAGGCATGATGAGCACGATCCACTCCTACACGAACGACCAGCGCATCCTTGACCTGCCCCACAGCGATCCCCGCCGCGCCCGTTCCGCCGCCATCAACATCATCCCGACCACGACCGGCGCCGCCAAAGCCATCGGTGAAGTGATTCCCTCCCTCAAGGGACTCCTCAACGGTGCTTCCTTCCGCGTTCCGACCCCGACGGGTTCCCTGACCGACTTTGTCGCCATTCTCAAGAAGAACGTGACTGTTGAAGAAGTGAACGCCGCCATGAAGGAAGCTGCCGAAGGCGAACTCAAGGGCATCCTCGCCTACAGCGAAGAAGCTCTCGTTCTTCAGGACATCGTTTCCGATCCTCACTCCTGCATATTTGACTCCGGCTTCACCTATGTCGTCGGCGGCAACATGGTCAAGGTGTGCGGCTGGTACGACAACGAATGGGGTTACTCCAACCGCGCTGCTGAAGCCCTCAAGAAGCTCGGCGACAGCCTCTAA
- a CDS encoding M60 family metallopeptidase: MKPSLPLLLLSAFLPGILASSIVLAADTPLQTSAMQEPSPFQKQFRTQSYIAYPPVKSTAAQLKTNSYSQFENPTGIAFAAGETITLDVAPLQGQTLELRITDFSTERMQDSSYPLKSGKNTIVAKNSGHGYISYFTDKYKTSRPVTISIAGGTVNGYFDSSRHTNRDWKNLLASATSPILDIRGKYVQLAYPVAALREQCPGDGLGLIGIYDRIISIQQEIMGLDKYKCRPKNHMFGRVIWKGFMHADGYGAAFHNNTMKNLANIAAIKKDPWGIAHEFGHVNQVRPGMKWAGTGETTNNIYSIWTKYLFSPEYINLEHHKKDDTFGNRVEGGRFNAYLNSAVIAGEPWIALKGPDKMKDYERGNGDHFVKLCPLWQLMLYFQVAGKGNPDFLPDIFQKVRQTDESGISHGQLHTNFLKNLCDATRQNLTGFFKASGMLTPIDRNIRDYGDYQLTITQKDCDDVVAYASKYPQPESPVIHYMTSGSVKAYKEKLPVSGQYEQGITAGEGNLNISADAWKNVTVFETYKGDKLERISILYTGSPDKTYTIVPYPEGSTRIEAVSWDGKRTLVYGTRSV; this comes from the coding sequence ATGAAACCCTCTCTTCCCCTCCTTCTCCTTTCCGCCTTTCTCCCGGGTATCCTTGCTTCCAGTATCGTCCTAGCGGCAGATACTCCCCTTCAAACTTCGGCAATGCAGGAACCGTCACCGTTCCAGAAGCAATTCAGAACGCAGAGTTATATCGCCTACCCGCCCGTCAAATCCACTGCGGCACAGCTCAAAACAAATTCCTACAGTCAATTTGAAAACCCGACGGGCATTGCTTTCGCGGCAGGAGAAACAATCACTCTGGATGTCGCCCCCCTTCAGGGACAAACGCTGGAATTGCGCATCACGGACTTCAGCACGGAGCGCATGCAGGACAGCTCCTACCCCCTCAAAAGCGGAAAAAATACGATCGTCGCCAAAAACTCCGGCCACGGCTACATCAGCTACTTCACGGACAAATACAAGACCTCACGCCCCGTCACCATCTCTATTGCCGGCGGCACCGTCAACGGATACTTCGATTCCTCCCGGCACACCAACCGGGACTGGAAAAACCTTCTCGCCTCGGCCACATCGCCCATTCTCGACATCCGAGGCAAATACGTCCAGCTTGCCTACCCGGTCGCAGCCCTCCGGGAACAATGCCCCGGCGACGGTCTCGGCCTCATCGGCATCTATGACCGCATCATCTCCATTCAACAGGAAATCATGGGACTGGACAAATATAAATGCCGTCCGAAAAACCACATGTTCGGACGCGTCATTTGGAAGGGATTCATGCATGCCGACGGCTATGGAGCCGCCTTCCACAACAATACCATGAAAAACCTCGCCAACATCGCCGCGATCAAAAAGGATCCCTGGGGCATCGCTCACGAATTCGGTCATGTCAACCAGGTGCGTCCCGGCATGAAATGGGCCGGCACAGGAGAGACCACCAACAATATCTATTCCATCTGGACCAAGTATCTCTTCAGTCCGGAATACATCAACCTCGAACATCACAAAAAGGATGATACCTTCGGCAACCGCGTCGAAGGAGGGCGCTTCAATGCCTACCTTAACAGTGCCGTCATCGCCGGAGAGCCCTGGATCGCTCTCAAGGGGCCGGACAAAATGAAGGACTACGAACGCGGCAACGGCGACCACTTTGTGAAGCTCTGTCCGCTCTGGCAGCTCATGCTCTATTTCCAGGTAGCCGGCAAGGGCAATCCTGATTTTCTACCGGACATCTTCCAGAAAGTGCGCCAGACGGATGAATCCGGCATAAGCCACGGACAACTCCATACCAATTTCCTGAAAAACCTCTGCGACGCTACCCGGCAAAACCTTACCGGATTCTTCAAAGCCAGCGGCATGCTCACGCCTATCGACCGCAACATACGTGACTACGGCGACTACCAACTCACTATCACGCAGAAGGATTGCGACGATGTCGTTGCCTACGCGTCCAAGTACCCCCAACCCGAAAGCCCGGTCATCCACTACATGACCTCTGGAAGCGTCAAAGCCTATAAGGAAAAATTGCCCGTCTCAGGGCAATACGAACAAGGAATTACCGCAGGAGAAGGCAACTTGAATATTTCAGCTGATGCCTGGAAAAACGTCACCGTTTTTGAAACCTACAAAGGAGACAAGCTGGAACGCATTTCCATCCTCTACACCGGTTCCCCGGACAAAACATACACCATTGTTCCCTACCCGGAAGGCTCCACCCGCATCGAAGCCGTCTCCTGGGACGGCAAACGTACGCTTGTTTACGGAACACGGTCAGTTTAA